GAAATGCGCGCCCGCCGCCTGCCCGACCCGCATCGCGGTGTCGGCCGTCATCGGCGCGGTATTGGTGCGCCCGCGAATCCCGTCAGTACCGAAGAATTTACGTCCCATGTCTCTCGCTTAGCCTGAAAAGGGTTAAGCGAAAAAGGCCCATGGCCCGGCCGGACGATAACCGAGCGCGCCATGCGCCCAGGTCGCCGCCAGAAACAGCAAAGTCCCGCCAATCACTGCGAAGCCGTCGGGCATCGCCAGCCCGCGTCCGAACGGCAGGAAACTGGTCCGCCGTTCCCAGTCGCGCCACGGCTCGCCGATCAGCCGTTCTTTCTTCACATCCTGTCCCGCCGCGCCGCCCAGCGCGAGGACCGCGATCGCGACCGACAGGGTCAGGCTGGGAAGCGTCGGATTGACGATCGCATGCGTCGTCGCCCACGCCGCGAAACCCCACATCATCGGGTGGCGCGTAATCGAGAAGACGCCACGCGCCGCGCCGATCTCCCTCACCGGTTTGCCCGGTGTCGGGAAGGCCGGATTTCTGCGCAGCGATCCAACGAACAGCATTGAGCCAAACCACAGCAGCAGGCTGCCGACGATCCAGCCCACCTGCCCCGCGTTCCACAGCATCGCCGGCGCTTCTTCCGATGCCGGACCGTAGGAACGGCTCATCGCGTAGATCAGGGCAAGCGCAACGACCGAGTAGACGCCGGCAAATCCCTTTTCGCCCAGCGCGCCGACCATTGCCGGCCGCAACGGGTGCGACATCAGGAAGTGGGTGCCGACGAAGGCGGCACTGGCCAGCGCTAGCCAGCCAAGCGCCGTCACTTGCGATAGACCTCGGGCAGCACGCCGCGCTCAAGGCTGCGATAGCGGTCACGCAGCTTGCTCTGGTGATTCTCCAGTGGCTGGCGAACGCCGTCGATCCACACCGCCTCGGGCGCCGACGCCAGTTCGAGCGGATCGCCCGACCAGATGACGACATCGCCGCGTCGTCCGGCCGCCAAGGTGCCGATCTCGCGACCGACCCCGACCGCTTCGGCGGGACGCGACGAGATCATCGCAAACGCCTCGCCCCACGACACGCCTGCGGCGCCCGGCACCTTCGACAGGCCGACGAGGTTACCGGCATATTGGCGCTGGTTGCGGACGTAGCGCGTGTCGTTGTCGTCGATCATCCCGATCGCAACCTTGACCCCGGCGCGCTGCATCCGGCCCACGTTCGACTGGGTCGCGGCAAGCATTTCAAAACTGGCCGGCAAGTCGTTGAGCGCGGATGCGATCACCCACACGCCCGACGCCGCGATCCGATCGGCGACGGTCCAGCCTTCGCTCACCCCCACCAATGCGATCCGCAGTGACGGGAATTCGCGTCGAAGGCTGAGGACGTTGAGAATATCGACAGCCCGC
Above is a genomic segment from Sphingomonas sp. LY29 containing:
- a CDS encoding NnrU family protein produces the protein MTALGWLALASAAFVGTHFLMSHPLRPAMVGALGEKGFAGVYSVVALALIYAMSRSYGPASEEAPAMLWNAGQVGWIVGSLLLWFGSMLFVGSLRRNPAFPTPGKPVREIGAARGVFSITRHPMMWGFAAWATTHAIVNPTLPSLTLSVAIAVLALGGAAGQDVKKERLIGEPWRDWERRTSFLPFGRGLAMPDGFAVIGGTLLFLAATWAHGALGYRPAGPWAFFA